From the Musa acuminata AAA Group cultivar baxijiao chromosome BXJ3-7, Cavendish_Baxijiao_AAA, whole genome shotgun sequence genome, one window contains:
- the LOC103992285 gene encoding probable monogalactosyldiacylglycerol synthase 1, chloroplastic isoform X2: MPPSSISQEPSSLLDLQCLLPLDSFLGRISFFPTSSSSSSSVPLSLPLCSAPPSRRNRRPAALASLSGGAPLSSSRLHRLWGEFNRFLRLHCERRVPIGFGSIGVSNDEIRLDGEGPAVVEDDGVPVNGVAEYERPKKVLILMSDTGGGHRASAEAIKAAFNQEFGDEYQVFVTDLWTDHTPWPFNQLPRSYNFLVKHGALWKMTYYGTAPRLVHQPHFAATSTFIAREVAKGLMKYQPDIIISVHPLMQHVPLRILRAKGLLKKIIFTTVVTDLSTCHPTWFHRLVTRCYCPSSEVTKRALKARLQPSQIKVYGLPVRPSFVKPVPPKAELRRESGMDEDLPAVLLMGGGEGMGPIEATARALGDTLFNENLGEPLGQILVICGRNKKLANRLQSIDWKIPVQAGPGTIAEAMIRGLPIILNDYIAGQEAGNVPYVVDNGCGKFSKSPKEIANIVAQWFGPKSDELRAMSQNALKLARPEAVFKIVHDLHELVRQRTLVPQYSCST; the protein is encoded by the exons ATGCCGCCCTCTTCCATCAGTCAGGAGCCATCCAGTCTCCTCGATCTCCAATGCCTTCTCCCCCTCGACTCCTTTCTAGGTCGAATTTCCTTTTTCCctacttcttcctcctcctcctcctccgtccccCTTAGCTTACCCTTGTGTTCCGCCCCCCCGAGCAGGAGGAACCGCCGGCCGGCCGCTCTCGCCTCGCTCTCCGGAGGGGCGCCGTTATCCTCGTCGAGGCTCCACCGCCTCTGGGGCGAGTTCAATCGGTTCTTGCGGCTCCACTGCGAGCGCCGTGTCCCGATTGGGTTCGGCTCGATCGGTGTCTCGAATGATGAGATCCGGTTGGATGGTGAGGGCCCCGCGGTCGTCGAGGACGACGGCGTGCCGGTCAATGGAGTGGCAGAGTACGAGAGGCCCAAAAAAGTTCTGATCTTGATGAGCGATACTGGCGGAGGACATCGGGCGTCGGCGGAAGCCATCAAGGCCGCCTTCAATCAGGAATTCGGAGACGAGTACCAG GTGTTCGTGACGGACCTGTGGACCGACCACACCCCATGGCCGTTTAATCAGTTGCCTAGGAGCTATAACTTCTTGGTAAAGCACGGTGCTTTATGGAAAATGACATACTATGGCACCGCCCCTCGCTTGGTGCATCAACCTCATTTTGCGGCAACCTCAACATTTATAGCTCG AGAAGTTGCCAAAGGGTTGATGAAGTACCAACCTGATATTATTATTAGTGTACATCCTCTAATGCAACATGTTCCGCTTCGTATCCTAAGGGCAAAAGGTCTGTTGAAGAAGATCATCTTTACTACGGTTGTGACAGATCTGAGCACATGCCACCCGACATG GTTCCATAGGCTCGTAACAAGATGCTACTGTCCTTCTTCTGAAGTGACAAAGAGGGCATTAAAGGCTAGACTGCAGCCTTCACAGATCAAGGTCTATGGCCTTCCAGTGCGTCCTTCTTTTGTTAAGCCAGTGCCACCTAAG GCTGAACTAAGAAGGGAGTCAGGCATGGATGAGGATTTACCTGCTGTTTTATTGATGGGAGGAGGGGAAGGAATGGGCCCTATCGAAGCTACTGCCAGGGCACTTGGTGATACATTGTTCAATGAGAATCTTGGAGAACCCTTAGGTCAGATCCTTGTAATCTGTGGTCGAAACAAAAAACTTGCCAACAGATTGCAGTCGATTGACTGGAAGATTCCTGTTCAG GCAGGACCAGGAACTATCGCAGAAGCCATGATCCGTGGTCTCCCTATTATTCTAAATGACTATATTGCAGGGCAG GAAGCTGGCAATGTTCCTTATGTTGTGGACAATGGATGTGGAAAGTTCTCAAAATCACCAAAAGAGATAGCAAACATTGTTGCACAGTGGTTTGGTCCAAAATCTGACGAGCTAAGAGCCATGTCTCAAAATGCTCTGAAATTAGCACGCCCAGAAGCGGTTTTTAAGATTGTTCATGATCTTCATGAGTTGGTGAGACAAAGAACTCTGGTGCCTCAGTACTCTTGTTCCACCTGA
- the LOC103992285 gene encoding probable monogalactosyldiacylglycerol synthase 1, chloroplastic isoform X1, giving the protein MPPSSISQEPSSLLDLQCLLPLDSFLGRISFFPTSSSSSSSVPLSLPLCSAPPSRRNRRPAALASLSGGAPLSSSRLHRLWGEFNRFLRLHCERRVPIGFGSIGVSNDEIRLDGEGPAVVEDDGVPVNGVAEYERPKKVLILMSDTGGGHRASAEAIKAAFNQEFGDEYQVFVTDLWTDHTPWPFNQLPRSYNFLVKHGALWKMTYYGTAPRLVHQPHFAATSTFIAREVAKGLMKYQPDIIISVHPLMQHVPLRILRAKGLLKKIIFTTVVTDLSTCHPTWFHRLVTRCYCPSSEVTKRALKARLQPSQIKVYGLPVRPSFVKPVPPKAELRRESGMDEDLPAVLLMGGGEGMGPIEATARALGDTLFNENLGEPLGQILVICGRNKKLANRLQSIDWKIPVQVKGFVTKMEECMGACDCIITKAGPGTIAEAMIRGLPIILNDYIAGQEAGNVPYVVDNGCGKFSKSPKEIANIVAQWFGPKSDELRAMSQNALKLARPEAVFKIVHDLHELVRQRTLVPQYSCST; this is encoded by the exons ATGCCGCCCTCTTCCATCAGTCAGGAGCCATCCAGTCTCCTCGATCTCCAATGCCTTCTCCCCCTCGACTCCTTTCTAGGTCGAATTTCCTTTTTCCctacttcttcctcctcctcctcctccgtccccCTTAGCTTACCCTTGTGTTCCGCCCCCCCGAGCAGGAGGAACCGCCGGCCGGCCGCTCTCGCCTCGCTCTCCGGAGGGGCGCCGTTATCCTCGTCGAGGCTCCACCGCCTCTGGGGCGAGTTCAATCGGTTCTTGCGGCTCCACTGCGAGCGCCGTGTCCCGATTGGGTTCGGCTCGATCGGTGTCTCGAATGATGAGATCCGGTTGGATGGTGAGGGCCCCGCGGTCGTCGAGGACGACGGCGTGCCGGTCAATGGAGTGGCAGAGTACGAGAGGCCCAAAAAAGTTCTGATCTTGATGAGCGATACTGGCGGAGGACATCGGGCGTCGGCGGAAGCCATCAAGGCCGCCTTCAATCAGGAATTCGGAGACGAGTACCAG GTGTTCGTGACGGACCTGTGGACCGACCACACCCCATGGCCGTTTAATCAGTTGCCTAGGAGCTATAACTTCTTGGTAAAGCACGGTGCTTTATGGAAAATGACATACTATGGCACCGCCCCTCGCTTGGTGCATCAACCTCATTTTGCGGCAACCTCAACATTTATAGCTCG AGAAGTTGCCAAAGGGTTGATGAAGTACCAACCTGATATTATTATTAGTGTACATCCTCTAATGCAACATGTTCCGCTTCGTATCCTAAGGGCAAAAGGTCTGTTGAAGAAGATCATCTTTACTACGGTTGTGACAGATCTGAGCACATGCCACCCGACATG GTTCCATAGGCTCGTAACAAGATGCTACTGTCCTTCTTCTGAAGTGACAAAGAGGGCATTAAAGGCTAGACTGCAGCCTTCACAGATCAAGGTCTATGGCCTTCCAGTGCGTCCTTCTTTTGTTAAGCCAGTGCCACCTAAG GCTGAACTAAGAAGGGAGTCAGGCATGGATGAGGATTTACCTGCTGTTTTATTGATGGGAGGAGGGGAAGGAATGGGCCCTATCGAAGCTACTGCCAGGGCACTTGGTGATACATTGTTCAATGAGAATCTTGGAGAACCCTTAGGTCAGATCCTTGTAATCTGTGGTCGAAACAAAAAACTTGCCAACAGATTGCAGTCGATTGACTGGAAGATTCCTGTTCAG GTAAAAGGTTTTGTTACTAAGATGGAAGAATGCATGGGTGCTTGTGACTGCATAATAACCAAA GCAGGACCAGGAACTATCGCAGAAGCCATGATCCGTGGTCTCCCTATTATTCTAAATGACTATATTGCAGGGCAG GAAGCTGGCAATGTTCCTTATGTTGTGGACAATGGATGTGGAAAGTTCTCAAAATCACCAAAAGAGATAGCAAACATTGTTGCACAGTGGTTTGGTCCAAAATCTGACGAGCTAAGAGCCATGTCTCAAAATGCTCTGAAATTAGCACGCCCAGAAGCGGTTTTTAAGATTGTTCATGATCTTCATGAGTTGGTGAGACAAAGAACTCTGGTGCCTCAGTACTCTTGTTCCACCTGA